Genomic segment of Chelonoidis abingdonii isolate Lonesome George chromosome 5, CheloAbing_2.0, whole genome shotgun sequence:
ATGACCatgatttcattttgctttgttttgctaaATAATTTTGCACCAGCTGTTAGTTTTTTCTCAACTACAATATGTTAACCTAATGCGTTTTTATCTTCTGATTACACAGCATTTAAGCTTAGCATCTAATGTACACTGCTCTTTGGCCTGTTACCTTGCTGTAACTGTTAAACCACACCTCCTCACTGAGGATTACTCTTTGTCTCCTACATAAATGCTTGATTTAAACAGATCTTCCATACCACACCAGCCCCAAAAAAGCTGTCCTTGTGATTAGCTGTCTTCACCTATCGCTCAGGAGACCCAAATTCAAGCTGTTGGACTCCAGGCTTAAATTTAAGGAAGAAACATCTCTTCTAATGACCAAGATACATTTTTCCTGGCATCTGAAGGGCATGtcatccagccctgcccagccaagAAAGTTCACAGTGCTATTCGGTTCTGAAAAGAGAGGAGCAGCTGCTGAAGACATATCAAAATTATTACTGTCTTGGCTCTTGCTGAGGAGGGAGAACCTCATTCACTTTTTAACTGGTAAAAATGCTACCACTAGAAGGAAGCTGTATCTTGTATGGGTTAAAAAGTTCTGGCTCGGCTCTTATGACACCTGTACAAGAAAACTAACAGGTTTTAAATTTCTGATCGGGGCATGAAGATTCCAGATTGttgggaaggaagagggaaggacctgACTCATAACTAGTTCTCAAAATCAGGACTACTTGCTTAGTAGATGAGATAGGAAGGTAGATAAAAATGATGGATGTAGAGAGAGGTGCTCTGTTTAGCCTTTCTTGCAGTACAGGAACAGATACCTGACTAtgaaaaggcagcaaatttaaaactgatgaaaAGAAATACACTCCTCACTCTCATCCATTTATCCCCACAAAGCATTAAGCTGTGATACTTGCCACCACAAGATTATCGAGGATGGGTGTCATAGGATTGAAAAAAGGATGAAACatttcagatgggaaataaaaattatactagctaggattttaaaacaaaacacatttataAGGGATatcaacctttctccttcagaaTGTAAGTCAACAGTCCATTACTTGGTGTTAAAAAGATaatcccctcccttcattccccTTCCAGATATATAGGTATGTTAATGCATAATTATGAATTATGTGGTTCACCTCTTCCTCTGAATCTTCTGATATGGGCACTGTCAAAGAGGATGCCAGACTGCATGGAGTATTGGTCTTGATCCAGAATGGTATTCCAACCATTGCTCTGCAGCTGCTAATCTTCATATACCTTACctatttttttgaaaaaggaaaatgtgaagAAATGATAGGAGGATTTAAAGACTGAAAACGAAGATGGCAAAGGAACATAGTTACAAACAATGCATATTGTACTGAGTGCATTGTAGTTAAACTAAACTTCAGTTAAGGCCATATACAGAACAATTCTAATTCTGTTTCCATACTAAtgtataaaatgtaaaaattcatATAGAGTCAGTCTCACTCTTCTTTAGGTCTGTTTTAAATGTCCTACAGTTTAAAAACTAGTTCTATATACTGCTAAAACTTCCCAAAACTTCAGGTTGAGATTCAATCAGTGTCACTGTAGTCCTCTCCTTCCAAGTAGCTTGTGGCTCATCAGATGTATGTGAGACTGCACTAAAATTAACATTCTCAAGATGAACTGGGGCTTTTTGCTGGTTTTACATTAACTTGTCATAtttatgaaaagtgctatacTATAGTGCATGTAAGAGAGAGGAAAGGACAGTACTCTGGATAGAGATGGGAGTCAGGCCTGAATTTTATTCCCAGTCTTGACAGACTTTTCATATGGACTTGAGCCACATAGAGCTTAGTGTAACCCAATTTTCATTTCTTGAAAAAATGTTTAGGGCTAAGACTGccacatttcttttttctctctccattggAAAGCGTGCTGTGGTCTGAGTTCACTGGGGAATCTTCTGCTTTGGAACATATTGGATGATGCTACTGCACATTCCATCCCTTAGCTGCTGATCTTCTGAATCAGTGCTTCTCCTTCATTCTGACAgcaaataaatgcaaaacaagCGACTTTGTTCTGAATCCTTCAGCAGCTCATAGTGTtgtaggggggaggggggtcagtaATTTTCTGAAGGCttaaatggcagatgaaataacAGGAGGGTAAATGAACCTACATGTAAGTGTAGGCAGAAATTGATGtgcacatttcttttttttactgcaaatgggggaggcagggaattTGTCATAACCATACTGAAGAAAAATCTGAATAATAAAGTGGAACCTACAACATATGCTTTTAATATCAATTGAGAGACTAGGGTGTCAAGTTACTAATggcatttgaaatgaaaagttttcatCAAACACTTAAAGTAGGAGGTAGGCTGTTCTCTCCTCTCCAGAGATGGAGTTGGCTGTCCGTGCATGAGTAGAAGCAGCTATTACTAGCTAATATTCCCTTCCCTGACCTAATCAGTTTCATGCTGTGCATTTTGTCTGAGGCAAGTTTTCTTCTGATTTAATGCATTGTCAACACTTGGAAGTCTGATTTAAGCCTGTTTTGCAAAGATTTGAGAGGGTGTGAACTCAGTAGAAGCGCATATAGGCAATTACAAGTGACATTGTCTGACTGTGGACCATGCCTGAGAATGTAAATATCGTTACATTTGATTTAATATGTCAGCCATGCATTATAAATTAAGAACTCTCCCTATCAGTGGATCCCGGAAGTGCGGTCAAAGAATTTTGCTCTATTCCAACCCTCTCCTctttttgaaaacttccagtgaaggagattGCATGACTTCCCTCGGCAATTTTTTCCATTGTCCTTCCTGTTTCTCATTCTACAGCTGAGAAGAAACTGTTTTATAAATGTCTCCATGTATGCCCTGAAGGACAAGCTGTCTATTCCGTAAGGTGGTGCaagattactttaaaatatacactttaaatatgcaaacaaatcaacatacatccTTGTAAGACTGAAGATTAAGGTATACAATGCTGCTTTTTTGTTACGTTCCTGTACCTTTTATACCAAGAATGCCTAGAATGCTGCTAGTTTGCTATAAAAATGTAGCATTTTATGTAAGAACGTTTTAAAATTACAGTAAGaccacaaataaaatacattaaatccTGTACTTTTAAACTCCTAGTCGATTGTTTCAATTTCCTATGTGCAACTTGTGCTCAGATAAGAATTAAGCAGGCGAGCCTTCATATCTTTGTCAGCTGACTCTCTAAACTTACTGTGTGGGAGGCTTGTTGGAGGTTTTTGTCATTCAAAAGTCTTTCATATTTGAAGCAATATCAGGTGCTTCAGTGTGTGGGGAAAGTTGGCATTAATTCTTCCTTATAATTGACATCAAACTTGTTTACCATGGAAACTGCCTAATCTACACTGACTGGGACAGGCTGTAGGAGGTGATTGAGACAATTGTGTACATGATCTTGTATCCCAGTACTCCTCAGGAGGTTCATAGGGGTTAATCGAGGCCCTCCAACCTCCATTCCATTCATAGGGCTGGAGGGGAGTCTCCTTGCCCTTTTAGTATAGAAGGAGCTAAGTGGCAACCTATGAAATGCCCCCACTCTTTGAGCTCCCCTGCAGCGGGACTTCAGGAAGTTGTTATGGGCATAACTTTATAGCAAATTCCtgagttaaaaatataaaatttattacTTTATATGACTGGTTATTCTGGCCTATAATCACTCCTTCACCCACTATCCCACCCTGCAGCGGGGCCTTTCTCATGCGCTACCCTCCGTGTTCTTCATCCTGTCCTTCCTTCCCCTGAGAACTCTCTCTACATccttttcagctttcattttttagaaaCTCATTTCCCTCCCCACCATTTCTCAGACCCACACTCCCACTTCACAGGCTCACACGTgcgtgtgttctctctctctctctctctctctcatttcaaagATAATATTAACTCATGGTGATGCAATTGTGTAAACTCTTGTCTTCTCTGTTTCTTTTAGTGCTATCTGAGATTCAAAGCTCTTCATAGCAGGGAATGTGTCTAAAGTGTCTGGTGTACTTCGGGTGGACATGTTTTGACAGAGTAGTAAGGGATTTGTTTCTTGGAGTCCTTAGCCAAAATCGTCCTTCCCCCTGCTATTGTGTACAGCAGCAGTCTTGTGGCACTTTGTCCCCAGCGTGCCTAAATTTTAAATAGTGGTATATGTAGTGTATTTAAATGTGTGCGCTTCTGTATTTGGAGAATTAGTAAATAGGCAAACAGACAAGATGAGAAGATCATTCTACTACATTATGTGAGTGAGTAGTGTTCAATTTGTTGGCTATTCCATTTAGATCACTTCTAATGATGCTTCATAGCATGCTGATAAATATACTTCAGTATATTTGGAAAAAAGTATATAGTATCCAGCCTCACATCGTATCAAAACTATTAGGTAGAGGGAGATGATATGGGGTCTTGTGTGTGTGAATTATGAGGCATTGCTCATTTTACTGAGTTAATGAGATTTCCTAGATATAAAAGGAATATATGCAGTGTATTCTCCAGAGAACTGACTTCTGACTCAGTGCAGACTTTCAGTTAAACATCGAGGAGTTCTTTTCCTGTGGCtctttgtgtctttttttaaCACGGCAGAGCTActgaaaatttaattatttttacccCAAAAtgttataaagggaagggaaagccaTAGTTATGTTTCAGATAAATAATAATGTGATCTGAAACCTGATCACTAGAATAAGCATACAGATATCTTTTGACAGGTGAAAGTATCTGCACTGCAGCCTTAATCCTGATGAAACTTGGacacaaaatattaaatacatgcAGTCTAACCAAATGGAATATAATGTATTTCATGCTGGTCTCAGATGAACATGTTCATtcactttatttcttctttcttatAATTTGTGTATTATAGTAAAATATACTGGTTTAAATATGGCCACTACACTTATAAGATGTATTGTGCCCACTTATTGCTACCAAAATTAATTTGCTATCTCTGAACAGGTAACAAAATAAACACCTGTTAACAAGAGTTCAATTTCTCCATAATGTAAGCACAAAGTTTGTTGGAAAATAATTTCTACATCAGTCCTAGAAAGGCTGGTCCATGCGTTGTAATTTATGGGATACTAGTACTGTAATTTTTGAGCCCTCTTTTGTTATCTTCATTATAACTTTCAGCTAAGAACTATattgctttggatgattttgttgaaATAACCAAGAAGTATGCAAAGGGAATCATCCCAACTAACCTGTTCGTACaggaggatgatgatgatgaattggCTGGAAAGAGTCCCGAGGAACTACCACTGCGACTAAAGGTGAAAACTAGATAAGCACTTATTGTGTTATATGTATTGAAGGACTCTTAGTTAATTTATTTACAGCCAAAATGATCTACCTTCAAAACTTGTATCTCGTCACCCAAAAGTATCATTGATAGAACTTGTGTGAGTGTATAGttgcatatatacacacacactgtgtgatGTTTTTGTACATATGGCATAAATTTAGAAGGAAGATGTtttgaaaacataaaaattgttcTTGGAAGATGACAATACATCTTCATACTCACTTTGAAGAGGACAACAATGCCTCTTTTGccatattttttatttagatGTATATCTGCATTTATTAATTGGAGGCCAGTAAATAAACGAATGAAGTGTATAAACATGCATGTACAAATGGGAAAACACAACAGTGGACTAGATGTGTAAGAAGCTCACTTTCTGTTGTGAGGGAATTAAAGGATGAAACTGGCTGGCAGTGGTTTGCGCAGGCCAACACttcactgttaaacagtagaaacAAAATCTAAACAGGAGAACTGACACACGTGCATTCATTGATCTGAATTTCAAAATGGCAGCAGCTAGGGAGCAGAATGCTGCCATCAGCAAATCAGTTCTTTGTCCTCCTTGGACATTATGTCCGATGTTAAGGGACAAAAAAAGGACTACATCTCATCTAGTGCTTCCAGGTAACTGACCTAATGTTCTGAAGGAGATGTACTTAGAAAGGGACACTTCATCAGAGAATAGCCTTACGCTTTACTTCCTGGGCTTTCTGCCCCAGTTAATATGATGTATAAATCTCTGTTGAAAGCTTCTTGGCCTCTCCCTTGAAGTACTTCATACAAAGGCATATGTTTGGCACGCCATGGAAACTGAAcctttttgtgttgttttgggGCTGTGAAGCTACCCTTGCCAGCATTTTTAGTTCAAAATTTGCTTGAGATGTAATTTTGCTAGATGCTCCTTCCATCTGTCCTGCAGAAAGGGAGTGTCTTTTCTTACAATAACTTCAATGTTTGACAAGTCACCCTGCTGGGCACGTAATCCCGTGCAAGATAAGTGGAATATTAAAGGCTCTGTGATATAATTGATTGTGGTTAAAGGACTAATCCTAGATCTGTGCATAGGGAGGAAGGTGAAGTAGTTCTAGCTCCTTATAATAATGAGGTTGAAAAGGACTAATAGTTTTTGTTAGCTGCTTGCTTACCTATTTGAGAAGGAAAATTTTGGAAAAATGCAAACTACTCATAAAGACTTATGGCTTGTCCACATGACAAGTTACTGCATAGCAAGCCAGAGTTGAATCTGTGTGGCAAGCACCAGCTTAATGTGCTGTGAGAACACTGCTATAGCACTGTGAAAGTTCTGGAATGTGGCTTAGCATACAGCTTAGCATGCTTTCACTGGGCTGTAGCAATGCCCAAATGGGACACTACTGTGCGGCAAGCCAGCGTGCCGCAGAGTCACACGCTGGCTTTCCTTATAGTAACCTGCCGTGTGGACAATCACTTAGTGTAAATGGGTATAACAATGCACAGTGTGTGACGGAATCACTGGAGAAGCTGACAGTTACAGCTGAAGGAATGGCACAAGATGGTATAGAATTGCAGCACTGCAGTTCATCTTTATAATACCAATGGGCACTTCAGTAGGAACCTAATTGAACAGAATGCTAGATTAGGaagccttttaataaaaaatgatgtGACATGTCGATTATGAGATTTGTCTTCCTTTCTGAAAACTTTTTAGATATCAAAATGGAGAGGTAACAATCTGTGCCTCATCTGATGAAGTTAATTTCAAAAAATGGTCACGGAGAAAACCCCATTTTGTTGTGCAACACTTCTTGAAACAGAAGTACTTCAAAGCAAGCTAGGCTTGACTTACTGCAACTGCTTTAACATGAATATACATACTGTACATGTACAAAAAAGTTGTTAAAtaactgttttcctttcttttcaggtTGTAAAATATCCCCTTCATGCCATTATGGAAATTAAAGAGTACCTTATAGATATTGCATCTAAGGCAGGAATGCACTGGCTGTCTACTATTATTCCAACACACCACATCAATGCCCTCATCTTCTTCTTCATCATCAGTAATCTGACAATCGATTTTTTTGCCTTCTTTATCCCATTAGTCATCTTCTATCTGTCCTTCATTTCCATGGTGATTTGCACACTGAAAGTCTTTCAAGACAGTAAGGCCTGGGAAAACTTCCGCACCCTGACTGACTTGCTGCTTCGTTTCGAGCCAAATCTAGATGTTGAGCAAGCAGAAGTGAACTTTGGGTGGAATCATTTAGAGCCATACATTTACTTTTTGCTCTCAgttttctttgtcattttttccTTCCCTATAGCAAGCAAAGACTTCATACCATGCTCAGAGTTGGCTACCATCTCTGTTTTCTTCACAGTGGCAAGTTATATGAGTTTAAGCACTTGTGCAGAACCCTACACGCGAAGAGCTTTAATGACAGAGGTGGCTgctggctccctctccctgttgCAGATACTACCTATAAAATTGGGCTATTTGAAATTCTTAGGTAAAACCTTCTTTACTCTTCCGATAGGCCACTTCTTCATACTAAATGTGAGCATCCCCTGCCTTCTGTTCCTGTACTTGTTCTATCTCTTCTTTAGAATGGCACAACTGCGGAATTTTAAAGGCACCTACTGTTACCTGGTTCCCTATCTGGTGTGTTTCATGTGGTGTGAACTCTCAGTGGTTATTCTCCAAGAGTCCTCCTGCATTGGTCTCATTCGTGCATCAGTTGGctattttctgtttctctttgcaCTCCCAGTTCTAATGGTGGGCATTGCACTCATGTGTCTTGTGCATTTCATAAAGTGGTTCATATCTTTGGAGCTCATGAAGATTGTGGTGACTCTTGTGTTGTGTGGTATTCCTGTGTTTTTACGATGGTGGACAAAAACTAACTTCTCCATGGTTGAAATGATAAAATCCCTAACCAGGAGCTCTATTGTGAAACTCATTTTGGTGTGGATTACAGCTGTAGTGTTGTTCTGTTGGTTCTATGTGTACCgatcagagggaatgaaagtCTACAACTCTACCTTGACATGGAATCAGTATGGCTTCGTCTGTGGACCCCGGTCATGGAAGGAGACTAACATGGCACGCACCCAAATTATATGTAGTCATCTGGAAGGACACAGAGTTACATGGACTGGGCGGTTCAAATATGTCAGGGTTACAGAAATTGACAATAGTGCAGAATCTGCAATAAACATGCTTCCGCTTTTTATTGGTAATTGGATTAGATGTTTGTATGGTGAAACCTACCCTGTGTGTGACCCAAAAAATGTtaccatggaggaggaggaactgtGTCGTCTCAAGTATCTGACAAAGCATGACTGTCACATGAAAAAGTTTGATCGATACAAATTCGAATTAACTGTGGGCATGCCTTTCAATGGCAAAAATGGAACTAAAGCGGTAGAGGAGGAGGATATAACCAAAGATATTGTGCTGAAGGCAAGCAACGAGTTTAAGAAAGTGTTGTTGAACTTGAGGCAAGGAAGTATAATTGAATTCAGCACAATTCTGGAGGGTCGTCTTGGCAGCAAGTGGCCTGTCTTTGAACTGAAAGCAATCACTTGCTTAAATTGCATGTCTAAACTTACACCCGCAGGAAGGCATGTGAAAATAGAGCATGACTGGAGAAGCACAGTGCAAAAAGCCATTAAATttgcttttgattttttcttttctccattccTGTCGGTTGCATATTGAGCTCATATACTGGTTCAATGGTATCTTCAATGTATACTGCATTAACACTACCAAAGGTTTGGCTTCTTAACAAAACCTGCTGTAGCAATGTTCAAAATGTATGCTATTCCAGAGTATTGGTTGAGTTTTGTAGGTGTAAACACTGTGCCCAGTCCTTGTATCCCGTAGGATTGAGGTTATAAATTCTATTTAAGTATTACTATAAATTAATGCACAGAATTGCTGCAGAGTAGATGCATGAACTGTTTTTATCCAAAATTAACTCTCTCTTTCTGTGGTACAGTGCTAGGGTATATTCATCTGCTTGATGTTAAAAACACTTTACTCGTGAAATATTCACGGCATTGCCCTTATGTACTTTCACATGTAGAATGAATATCTTGCAGGCAACCTAAGATGTAATGTTTCTTGTATTTATTCAGTGGTTTCTAGAGAAGTATTAATTGTACAACTAGATTGAATCTGGTGCCATGTGATTGGGGTGTATAGAACTGAACTTTTTTGCTATTTATTAGTTTTATTTGAATGGGTCTTTTGGTGGTGGACACTACTTCACACACTAGCAAGGTTGCAACAAGAGCTCTAGTTTCCATTTCACTTTTATTAAGTAttcttcttaaaatgaacatgctaTTCACTGTAACTGGTTATGATAGCTACAGTTATAATCCATGATAGCACGTGAATGATAGGCACCAGTCAGTAAGACTGGTATTTTGGCAGTACTAGTAATAGGCAAGCCAAATCAATTGAAAAGCCCTGTATAAAAAATCTACAATGGagataaaataaaatgtctggTTAATAATATGTATTGTCCAAATATATGTCAATataaatttgaattaaaatgGGATTCTACACTCATTGCTTATGCTTTGACATTTGTGAGTAGTTACTTCCAATCCAATGGTAACAGCTTTAAATTATAAACCATATTACATTTTAGTATTTGGTTTAAAACACAATTCCAGTTTTGGAGTGctagaaattcttattatttcaAGATACAGCAGTAAAATCAGAATATTGCAAGCTGCAAACTTCTTGTAGCTACGTGATCCGTGTATATTTactttccttttttctccactTTATTCCAATTTGTACAGTCCTGATTATCAAGAACATATTGCAGTATTTGACTGCCAGAAAACCCTCCTCTTGACCCAGTCTTTCATTCCTCTATCTTTCCCTTCTTTTAAACATCTTCTTGCAAGGTCTTTTAACCCCAGTTTTTCTCTTCAGAGCACTACCTATCTAGACTCCAAGTTGTTCAAGGCAAACACACTGTTTTCATACCTGTATTTAAAGCCCCTATCATATTGCTGAGGCTGTACAAATAATAGTGGAACTAATGATCTATAATTTAGTAAAATTAAtgtcacaacaacaaaaaaaacacatagCCATTGTTTTGGTATAGTTGgcccaccttctctctccctaTCTTTCTCCTCACCCCCACAGTTCTGTTCTTTGGTGTGGTTACTGTAGTTCCCACATATTCAAAAATCCATGAGTGAGGTCATCCAAAATCATTGTCTTAAAATGTCACAAGACTGGAAAATacttggagaggctgggggcgAGTTGTTGCATTTGTTGTTTTGAGCTGTGGGAAGCCATCTCCCTCAAAGTGCATGTGAGGAAAGTTCAACTGAGAATTCACATGCAAAAATGCAGGCCTCTCTGCTGATATCCTTTTTATCCTCTTCTAACCTGTGGAGCAGAGGAGCTGCCATTCTATCCCTCTGCatgccctctcccctgcccttatCACTGTcctgtctccttcccctctccatctTCCTCTTTAGCATGCTCAGACTCCTACCCTATTCACATTTTCCCTTTGTGCTCCCCCATGATCTCCCTTTCTCCAAACCACCCCTTATATATTTCCTTTCTGCCATCCCATATTCTCCAAAATCCTCCACCAATCTCCTGCTCCCTTTCAGGCTATGTCTTGCTTCAACCTGTCTCCTTACAGATGTTGGGCTAGAGAGGAGACTGGAATCAGAAGTGGTAGCCATCTTCACTGGGTAATCTCACTTCCACATGCAAAGTCCAAAGTGAATGGTGGCTGTCTTGGCTGGGAGGCAGTTTTGCATTAGCTCCCTTTTGGCCATTTTGAATAGGGAAATCTCATGAGTTTGGAAGCCAGGATTCTGAGATCATGTGAGACTTTACCTTGACTGTGGcaggtttgcttgttttttaaaatcacaaatgtTCACAACACGGCGATTGTCCCTGATCCTAATTCCCATGTGTTCTGTTAAGAGCCAGTGGCCAACAGGCAAAGCCCTGGGAGTTCAGTTTCACTGCAACTATTAAGGAGCTAGAGGAGAGCCACAAAGGAAAGCTGGTGGCACAAGGCTTCTGAGGCTCTGGCTTAAGAGCAGAATCTTCTACCAAATAAAAGGTGTTGGGGAGGGATGCTGCCAGCGGGACCATGAAACACCACAGGATTCCTTTATGAAAAAATCTGGCATGAGGCATGATGAGCCTTGATTTTGGTGGGTGGGTGTGCGTGTGCACGTGCTTTCAATCCCTCTCCAAAAGAAAGGGAAGATCATACAATGTTTGCACTCTTTTAAAATGTCTATGCTTACTCTGACTTTGAAGTTAAGTGCTTGCGGTTTTTAAACTATACACATTTGAATGTCTAGCTTCTTTTCATATGTTTTGAATAAAAATTTCGTTCTCACTATTCAATAATGTTAAAGATCCTGCTATTCTTAGTTTTTACTCAGACAAATCTATCcccttcaatggaagttttgcttgagtaaaggaAGTCAGGCTAATGATTCATCTGGAAAGCTATTTAATGGAGCACAGACAAATGTACGGAGCACGGCACTAGCATTTAGAGGTGGCCCTATTCCTGATTCTGGCAAAAATGCTATGTGATTGATTTAGTCACATCCTGGATCCCAGAATGCCTAGCTGGCAAGAAGAGGGGCTGAGACCTCTGCAGAGGGATAGTGCTCCCCTATATCACTGCACATGGGCAGAAGGGAAGAATTCAGGGATGATAGCTCTGCCCCACACCCATTCTCCAGCTTCCTCCACTACTCTTCATATTTTCCAATCCTTCCCCCATTCCTTCTTTCCTATACCACCCATTCCCATTtattcccctttcccctcccaataAGTGTAACTTATTTTTTCAGAGTTTCAGCGCATTCTGAATATTCTGTTGTACTCAGATTATGTCTCCTAAATAAACCTTGAGAGAGGcagattcccctcctcccccatgtttAAGGTTGATTTTCAGATTTCAGCCCAGGCTGGATTTCAAACTTCAGATGCTGAGGTGTCCATTGGTCCATTCATTTTAATCAAATGTTCTCAGCTGAAAGCAAATACCCCATGGCGCTAAGTACAGCCTGAACCAATAGCTCTGAGATGTGCAAACTGCTCTATTTATGTCTGTGGATGTTTCTTTTGCCCGTCCCTGTGGCTGGAGAGTGTCTGATACAAGTTGAGTGTACCTGTTAGATGCTTCTTGCCCTAGTGTCAgctctgtgggtttttttggtgctcCTACCATGCCTGTTGTGAGCTTCCCACCTAAAGATACAGGGCTTCCACTATCCTGGTTcacgggggagagggggtggtAGAGAAGGGCTCAGAACCCCACTGGTGGGACAAAGACCCCCAGATCACATGGAGGCATAGGGAGAGAGGTTCAGTCACCCACACCGCTCTGCACATGTCTTGCAAGGGAGGTCAGACCACCACAGATGGACGGAGGACCCTCCAGCTCCTAGTGTGCATGCACACAGGCAGAGAGAAGGGCTCAAACACCCCCAGAAAGGAAAGCTCCTCCTGAATCTGGCTTATTTTTGGTGGGGGGGGTCAGATCCTTGTGGATGGGTAGGGACCCCTGGTGCACAGATGGGGGGGCAGCACTCAGACACCTCCAGTCACAACTCCCCAGAACCTAGTTCTCATGACGGGAGGTTAGGGCAGACTCCTATACATGGGCAGGATTTCCCCAGCTCCTGGCACAcatggagaaagggaggaggagtcAGACACCTGGAGAGGGCAAGTGCTCTCAGAGCTCAGCTAACATGGGCGTAAGAAGAGGGGCTCAGACACCTCCTGGAAAGGCAAGTTCCCTCCAGAACCAGGTTTCCATGAAGGGGAGCAGGAGGATGTTGGGCCCCCATAGGTGGGTAATCCCCCTGCCCCTGATCCTGGCATGCATATAAGGAGTAGGGGGGGCAGGATCAGATTCCTAGATCCCAGCTTGCATGGGTgtagggagaggggctcagatgCCCCAGATCTGTAAAAGGGGACAATATCAGGCTAACAGGCACACTGCCCTTATTCTCACCATGTGTCCCTCCCTTTCTCACCTATCCTACCACCCATCTCTATTTATCCCTCTTCCTTTGATCCAGCCCCAAATCCCTCTcatcccatttcccctcccccgccacttcACCACCTATATTGCCGCTCCCCTGCCAGCGACACTGACATAccttattttgttttacaaaaatacTTTGAT
This window contains:
- the WFS1 gene encoding wolframin isoform X1 → MDSDPDPSSSASHPQPQQGKSQLNAAATVGHSESNQKPGSPSGDSLSSATFSPSATSHSNGRDRAERGEAMKEEPEVLFEDLLEKAKAGEPKAQTEMGKHYLKLAEEQDEELNNCSAVDWLILAAKQGRREAVKLLRRCLADRRGITSENEQEVKKLSSETDLERAVRKAALVMYWKLNPKKKKQLAVSELLENVGQVDNEADGEKQPGPVPKSVQKQRRMLERLVSSESKNYIALDDFVEITKKYAKGIIPTNLFVQEDDDDELAGKSPEELPLRLKVVKYPLHAIMEIKEYLIDIASKAGMHWLSTIIPTHHINALIFFFIISNLTIDFFAFFIPLVIFYLSFISMVICTLKVFQDSKAWENFRTLTDLLLRFEPNLDVEQAEVNFGWNHLEPYIYFLLSVFFVIFSFPIASKDFIPCSELATISVFFTVASYMSLSTCAEPYTRRALMTEVAAGSLSLLQILPIKLGYLKFLGKTFFTLPIGHFFILNVSIPCLLFLYLFYLFFRMAQLRNFKGTYCYLVPYLVCFMWCELSVVILQESSCIGLIRASVGYFLFLFALPVLMVGIALMCLVHFIKWFISLELMKIVVTLVLCGIPVFLRWWTKTNFSMVEMIKSLTRSSIVKLILVWITAVVLFCWFYVYRSEGMKVYNSTLTWNQYGFVCGPRSWKETNMARTQIICSHLEGHRVTWTGRFKYVRVTEIDNSAESAINMLPLFIGNWIRCLYGETYPVCDPKNVTMEEEELCRLKYLTKHDCHMKKFDRYKFELTVGMPFNGKNGTKAVEEEDITKDIVLKASNEFKKVLLNLRQGSIIEFSTILEGRLGSKWPVFELKAITCLNCMSKLTPAGRHVKIEHDWRSTVQKAIKFAFDFFFSPFLSVAY
- the WFS1 gene encoding wolframin isoform X2, which gives rise to MDSDPDPSSSASHPQPQQGKSQLNAAATVGHSESNQKPGSPSGDSLSSATFSPSATSHSNGRDRAERGEAMKEEPEVLFEDLLEKAKAGEPKAQTEMGKHYLKLAEEQDEELNNCSAVDWLILAAKQGRREAVKLLRRCLADRRGITSENEQEVKKLSSETDLERAVRKAALVMYWKLNPKKKKQLAVSELLENVGQVDNEDGEKQPGPVPKSVQKQRRMLERLVSSESKNYIALDDFVEITKKYAKGIIPTNLFVQEDDDDELAGKSPEELPLRLKVVKYPLHAIMEIKEYLIDIASKAGMHWLSTIIPTHHINALIFFFIISNLTIDFFAFFIPLVIFYLSFISMVICTLKVFQDSKAWENFRTLTDLLLRFEPNLDVEQAEVNFGWNHLEPYIYFLLSVFFVIFSFPIASKDFIPCSELATISVFFTVASYMSLSTCAEPYTRRALMTEVAAGSLSLLQILPIKLGYLKFLGKTFFTLPIGHFFILNVSIPCLLFLYLFYLFFRMAQLRNFKGTYCYLVPYLVCFMWCELSVVILQESSCIGLIRASVGYFLFLFALPVLMVGIALMCLVHFIKWFISLELMKIVVTLVLCGIPVFLRWWTKTNFSMVEMIKSLTRSSIVKLILVWITAVVLFCWFYVYRSEGMKVYNSTLTWNQYGFVCGPRSWKETNMARTQIICSHLEGHRVTWTGRFKYVRVTEIDNSAESAINMLPLFIGNWIRCLYGETYPVCDPKNVTMEEEELCRLKYLTKHDCHMKKFDRYKFELTVGMPFNGKNGTKAVEEEDITKDIVLKASNEFKKVLLNLRQGSIIEFSTILEGRLGSKWPVFELKAITCLNCMSKLTPAGRHVKIEHDWRSTVQKAIKFAFDFFFSPFLSVAY